Proteins from a single region of Nitrospira sp.:
- a CDS encoding site-specific integrase, whose protein sequence is MGLVKRGKVWWMYFTYQGRQVRKSSGTPDRKLADAIFSKIKVQMVEGQYFERAAAASHTFIELMDRYEKEHVVRKLRHRGVKGYMTNLRGFFGTYNLAEITPKVIVAYKNKRYEDGMAPATINRELANLKKAFNLAMREWEWCHQNPVSRVSMEKENNKRDRWLNSEEEGRLLAACAPWLQDLVTFALNTGMRMGEILELTWRGVDLNRRTVTVFRSKNGERRTIPVNQAVLTVLKNKAKVRSLATDRVFCSKAFTPIESGHLRRAFRLALKKSAIEDFHFHDLRHTFATTLVQSGIDLYKVQQLLGHKSPIMTQRYAHHYPESLRDGVEILDRLRDSSTKVAQSAGLEAGVNCVSG, encoded by the coding sequence ATGGGGCTCGTGAAACGAGGAAAAGTCTGGTGGATGTATTTTACTTATCAAGGTCGGCAGGTGAGGAAGTCCTCCGGCACGCCGGATCGGAAGTTAGCCGATGCCATTTTCTCGAAGATCAAAGTGCAAATGGTCGAAGGCCAGTATTTCGAGCGAGCCGCTGCTGCATCACATACGTTCATCGAATTGATGGACCGGTATGAGAAGGAACACGTCGTTCGAAAACTTCGCCACCGAGGTGTGAAGGGCTACATGACCAATCTTCGTGGCTTCTTCGGAACGTACAATCTCGCGGAGATTACCCCCAAGGTGATCGTGGCCTACAAGAACAAACGCTATGAGGACGGGATGGCTCCGGCGACGATCAATCGGGAGCTGGCCAATCTGAAGAAAGCGTTCAATCTGGCCATGCGGGAGTGGGAATGGTGTCACCAGAATCCCGTCTCACGTGTGTCGATGGAGAAGGAGAACAACAAGCGCGATCGCTGGTTGAATTCCGAGGAGGAGGGAAGGCTGCTTGCTGCCTGTGCTCCTTGGCTCCAAGACTTGGTGACCTTCGCCTTGAATACAGGGATGCGGATGGGGGAGATCCTGGAACTTACCTGGCGAGGCGTGGATCTGAATCGGCGAACCGTTACGGTCTTTCGATCGAAGAATGGCGAGCGGCGAACGATTCCGGTGAATCAGGCGGTGCTGACTGTGCTGAAGAACAAAGCGAAGGTTCGATCACTTGCGACCGATCGAGTGTTTTGCAGTAAAGCGTTCACTCCGATCGAATCAGGTCACCTTCGGCGAGCGTTCCGGCTCGCGTTGAAAAAGTCAGCCATCGAGGATTTCCACTTCCACGATTTGCGCCATACCTTCGCTACGACGCTGGTGCAAAGCGGGATTGATCTCTACAAGGTGCAACAGTTGCTCGGGCACAAATCGCCCATCATGACGCAACGGTATGCCCACCATTATCCGGAGAGTTTGCGGGATGGAGTAGAGATTTTGGACCGCCTGCGCGACAGTAGCACAAAAGTAGCACAGTCGGCGGGTCTTGAAGCGGGGGTGAACTGCGTAAGTGGTTGA
- a CDS encoding JAB domain-containing protein, with protein sequence MSVDSSLGSSNGGRPLSPVRKYGIPRYRVTLVREGRALPAAESVHTSEGAVAILRPLFEGLDREQFLICGLDAKHKLIGINVVSTGSLNLTIVHPREVFKPLILMNAGAWLCSHNHPSGDITPSPEDRVLTKRLREAGELFGITLLDHLILAEERYYSFADQGWPSA encoded by the coding sequence ATGTCCGTTGATAGCTCTCTCGGTTCCTCGAACGGTGGACGGCCACTGAGCCCGGTCCGGAAATACGGAATTCCTAGGTATCGTGTCACGCTGGTCCGGGAGGGCCGTGCCCTTCCGGCAGCGGAATCGGTCCATACGTCGGAGGGTGCGGTGGCCATCCTCCGGCCGCTGTTTGAGGGCCTGGACCGGGAACAATTCCTCATCTGTGGCCTGGACGCCAAGCACAAGCTTATCGGCATCAATGTGGTGTCCACCGGCTCTCTCAACCTCACCATTGTCCATCCCCGTGAAGTCTTCAAGCCGCTCATTCTCATGAATGCCGGCGCCTGGCTGTGCTCGCATAATCATCCCTCTGGGGACATCACGCCGAGCCCAGAAGATCGAGTCCTGACCAAGCGGCTGCGTGAGGCCGGAGAACTGTTCGGCATTACGCTTCTCGACCATCTCATCCTCGCCGAAGAACGCTATTACAGCTTCGCCGACCAAGGCTGGCCCAGCGCTTAG
- a CDS encoding helix-turn-helix domain-containing protein gives MLTVKNLSQQLQIKESTLYAWASQGKIPCLKIHGVLRFEADAIKVWLDNFALRHPPEPFQLPKQTSGDSVDALIARAKHAVYTSRLGKPDQQRAREEGRM, from the coding sequence TTGCTGACCGTCAAAAACCTTTCCCAACAACTTCAGATCAAAGAGTCCACCTTGTATGCCTGGGCCTCGCAGGGAAAAATTCCCTGCCTGAAGATTCATGGGGTGCTTCGATTCGAAGCCGATGCCATCAAGGTGTGGCTGGACAATTTTGCACTCCGTCACCCGCCTGAACCGTTCCAATTACCAAAACAGACGAGTGGAGATTCCGTAGATGCGCTGATTGCGAGGGCCAAACACGCCGTCTATACTTCCCGACTGGGGAAACCAGACCAGCAGCGAGCCCGAGAGGAAGGGAGGATGTGA